One stretch of Cheilinus undulatus linkage group 5, ASM1832078v1, whole genome shotgun sequence DNA includes these proteins:
- the hnf1a gene encoding hepatocyte nuclear factor 1-alpha, with amino-acid sequence MEERIEERAKTRPSCLTALQKQLIWALLGSGLSRDVLVQALGELERDRANAGVERGERGDGESSEEGEMDFPPPIFRELEKFTPEEVAKLRAEVDQLLQGDPWHVAKMVKSYMQQHNLPQREVVESTGLNQSHLSQHLNKGTPMKNQKRAALYTWYVKKQCEISQQFTNAKHGLAAAEEQGEESKKGRRNRFKWGPASLQILFHAYERQKNPSKEEREGLVDECNRAECLQRGVSPSQLAGLGSNLVTEVRVYNWFANRRKEEAFRHKLALDTPYTHQSASSSHPNLPPSPEHGVKYSQQILCDTASSARGSGGERVGRLVASPIQLEPSHTLLETHNPKQESSSGPLPPVSTLTSLHSLSASPASSQSLIMASLPSVMSLGESSLLIGLGSVQPQTVPVINNVGAGFTTLQPISFQQQLHGSPQQPLSQQLHTHMGASPFMATMAQLPCHMYKSESPQYHPSSLLSQAMVITDGSSLGTLTSLAAVRQILATDPEEQTDQPLQEDSLHLEPHTPVPASSESLELYPASQSTDSHQSHLLSPLSPSPTDISSYIPSQMVSTAQ; translated from the exons ATGGAGGAGAGGATAGAGGAACGGGCGAAGACGAGGCCGAGCTGTCTCACAGCCCTTCAGAAGCAGCTGATCTGGGCCCTGCTTGGGTCTGGACTGTCCCGGGACGTCCTGGTGCAGGCCTTGGGGGAGCTGGAGCGGGACAGGGCGAACGCTGGcgtggagagaggagagaggggggatGGAGAGAGCTCAGAGGAGGGAGAAATGGATTTCCCACCGCCTATATTCCGAGAGCTGGAGAAGTTTACCCCTGAGGAGGTGGCCAAACTCAGGGCTGAAGTTGATCAGCTGCTGCA AGGGGATCCTTGGCATGTTGCTAAAATGGTGAAGAGCTACATGCAGCAGCACAACCTCCCTCAGAGAGAGGTGGTAGAGTCCACAGGTCTAAACCAGTCCCACCTCTCCCAGCACCTCAACAAAGGCACGCCCATGAAGAACCAGAAGAGAGCCGCTCTGTACACCTGGTATGTCAAGAAGCAGTGCGAGATTAGCCAGC AATTTACCAATGCCAAACACGGGCTCGCTGCCGCAGAGGAGCAGGGAGAGGAGAGCAAGAAAGGGCGGAGAAATAGGTTCAAATGGGGCCCAGCATCTCTGCAGATCCTCTTCCACGCCTACGAGCGACAGAAGAACCCAagcaaggaggagagagaggggttAGTGGACGAGTGCAACAG gGCCGAGTGTCTGCAGAGGGGGGTCTCTCCCTCACAGCTGGCTGGTCTGGGCTCAAACCTCGTCACTGAGGTCCGGGTGTACAACTGGTTTGCCAACCGCCGCAAAGAGGAGGCCTTCAGACACAAACTGGCTCTAGACACACCTTACACACACCAATCTGCCTCCTCTTCTCACCCCAACCTCCCACCAAGTCCTGAGCACG GTGTGAAGTACAGCCAGCAGATCCTGTGTGACACTGCGAGTTCAGCCAGAGgcagtggaggagagagagtgggacgTCTGGTGGCCAGCCCCATCCAGCTGGAGCCCAGCCACACACTCCTGGAGACACACAATCCCAAACAG GAGTCTAGCAGTGGCCCTCTGCCCCCTGTAAGCACTCTGACCTCCCTGCACAGCCTGTCTGCCTCGCCTGCCTCCTCACAGAGCCTCATCATGGCCTCCCTGCCCAGTGTCATGAGTTTGGGGGAGTCCTCGCTTCTCATTG GTTTAGGCTCCGTGCAGCCTCAGACTGTGCCTGTTATTAACAACGTTGGGGCCGGTTTCACCACCCTACAGCCCATCTCTTTCCAGCAGCAGCTTCACGGCTCGCCCCAGCAGCCGTTGTCCCAGCAGCTCCACACTCACATGGGGGCCAGTCCATTCATGGCCACAATGGCACAGCTGCCATGTCACA TGTACAAGTCAGAGTCGCCCCAGTACCATCCGTCCAGCCTGCTGTCTCAAGCTATGGTCATCACAGACGGCAGCAGCCTGGGGACGCTGACCAGCCTCGCTGCTGTCCGACAG ATCCTGGCGACGGATCCTGAAGAACAGACTGACCAACCTTTACAGGAAGACTCTCTGCACCTGGAGCCGCACACACCTGTGCCAG CTTCTTCTGAGAGCCTGGAgctgtaccctgcctctcagtCCACAGACAGTCACCAATCTCACCTCCTCTCGCCTCTCTCCCCTTCACCAACGGACATCAGCTCCTACATCCCTTCACAAATGGTTTCTACTGCACAGTAG
- the unc119.1 gene encoding protein unc-119 homolog B, with protein MNGSRNKPAPTIHQSQTDAGTGSETNHRERKTVGGMLKKLKSRRSQTDKWPVVTEDELRALGGDITPDHVLGLRAVTEDYLCKPEDNIYNIDFTRFKIRDLETGTVLFEIAKPPQSGPVESDDELGDIDASAGRFVRYQFTPAFLKLCTVGATVEFTVGDRPINSFRMIERHYFQGRLLKNFDFDFGFCIPNSRNTCEHIYEFPQLPDDLICQMVAHPYETRSDSFYFVDNKLIMHNKADYAYNGGL; from the exons ATGAACGGTTCACGGAACAAACCGGCACCGACTATACACCAGAGTCAAACGGACGCAGGGACCGGCTCAGAGACGAACCACAGGGAAAGAAAGACCGTTGGAGGAATGCTGAAGAAACTGAAGTCGAGGCGCAGTCAGACGGATAAGTGGCCTGTGGTTACAGAGGATGAACTCCGGGCTCTGGGAGGAGATATCACCCCGGACCATGTCCTGGGTCTCCGGGCTGTCACGGAGG ACTATCTTTGCAAACCCGAAGACAATATCTACAACATTGACTTTACAAGGTTCAAAATCAGAGATCTGGAGACGGGAACGGTTCTGTTTGAGATCGCCAAACCTCCTCAAAGCG GTCCTGTAGAGAGTGATGATGAGCTTGGAGACATAGACGCCAGTGCAGGGCGCTTTGTGCGATATCAGTTTACACCAGCCTTCCTCAAACTTTGTACTGTTGGTGCTAC TGTGGAGTTCACAGTTGGTGACCGACCCATTAACAGCTTCCGCATGATCGAGAGGCATTATTTCCAGGGACGTCTTCTAAAGAACTTTGATTTTGACTTCGGCTTCTGCATTCCAAACAGCCGCAACACATGTGAACACATTTATGAGTTTCCACAGCTTCCCGATGACCTCA TATGCCAAATGGTGGCGCATCCTTACGAGACCAGATCAGACAGTTTCTACTTTGTGGACAACAAACTCATCATGCACAATAAAGCAGACTATGCCTATAATGGTGGTTTGTAA
- the c5h12orf43 gene encoding protein CUSTOS yields the protein MAAPAKKMVGVSDDSSSSDDEVLKRCQEAVWETKPDKKKDGDSIIPQSKRIVVADHEHDGNELQVTKGFQTHVAKKLGSFLDNYIEIQSEHSSCVESAKCDDEDEGFRLFSSSVPGQKADEPPAPVRRRPVPSSSDSDSEMETRLKEAAVSIKDLLPSLSQPSTLPAPSAAPPCSEKMKKKKKKKVAEEEESHVVKKKKKKRKQNKDSAASPLDAQNNGGHENSELEHTGVKVKKKKKQELNEKD from the exons ATGGCGGCCCCCGCTAAAAAGATGGTTGGTGTTTCTGACGACTCTAGCAGCAGCGACGACGAAGTGCTGAAAAGATGTCAGGAGGCAGTTTGGGAGACCAAACCTGACAAGAAGAAAG ATGGAGACAGCATTATACCACAGTCAAAGCG TATTGTTGTGGCTGACCATGAACATGATGGAAATGAGCTCCAGGTCACAAAAGGATTTCAAACACACGTCGCTAAAAAGCTGGGAAGCTTTCTTGATAA ttATATAGAGATCCAGAGTGAACATTCATCCTGTGTGGAGTCAGCAAAATGTGACGATGAGGATGAAG GATTCCGCCTCTTTTCTTCATCAGTCCCAGGACAAAAAGCTGATGAACCTCCAGCTCCTGTGAGGCGACGGCCTGTTCCCAGCTCAAG TGACAGCGACAGCGAGATGGAAACAAGGCTGAAAGAAGCAGCTGTGTCCATCAAAGATCTCTTACCCTCGCTGTCCCAACCGTCTACGCTTCCAGCTCCATCTGCAGCGCCTCCATGCtcagaaaaaatgaagaaaaagaaaaagaagaaagtggCTGAGGAAGAGGAAAGCCATGttgttaaaaagaagaagaaaaagaggaaacagaatAAAGACTCTGCAGCTTCTCCTCTTGATGCTCAAAACAATGGTGGGCACGAAAACTCAGAGCTGGAACACACGGgagtaaaagtgaaaaagaaaaagaagcaagaattaaatgaaaaagaCTGA